A genome region from Dickeya dadantii NCPPB 898 includes the following:
- a CDS encoding TraR/DksA family transcriptional regulator, which translates to MADSMDISQEQQAMLLDAQIAHARKAPVAHTAHVCEDCDAPIPEARRQAIPGVTCCVACQEIREQKQRHYRSPS; encoded by the coding sequence ATGGCAGACAGTATGGACATTTCCCAGGAGCAGCAAGCCATGCTGCTGGATGCGCAAATCGCCCATGCCCGCAAAGCCCCGGTCGCTCACACCGCCCATGTCTGCGAGGACTGTGATGCGCCGATTCCCGAAGCCCGCCGTCAGGCGATCCCCGGGGTGACGTGCTGCGTGGCGTGCCAGGAAATTCGCGAACAGAAACAACGTCACTACCGTTCACCGTCCTGA
- a CDS encoding DUF2732 family protein — protein sequence MKNTQTNHKTSSLTRRHIPNDVWRTDLAHRYSEHLEQLAQHARQEQLSAQELVALLQQEAENIRHQIWEAH from the coding sequence ATGAAAAATACACAAACGAATCACAAGACGTCGTCCCTTACCAGGCGGCATATCCCAAATGACGTCTGGCGTACCGACCTTGCTCATCGCTATAGCGAGCATCTGGAGCAGCTGGCGCAACACGCCCGGCAGGAACAGCTGTCCGCTCAGGAACTGGTGGCGTTGCTACAACAGGAAGCCGAAAACATTCGGCACCAGATTTGGGAGGCGCACTAA